The Ignavibacteria bacterium genome contains the following window.
TTAATTCGTGCAGTAAGAATTGCAATTTGAACTTCTGGTGCACCAGTGTTTTTTTCACTTCCACCGTATTTCAAAATGATTTCTCTTTTTTGTTCTTTAGTTAACATATCTTTACTCCTTTCTTTTAATATAATACCAGAATTAACCAGTATTAATTTTTAGTGATTCATTAATTACTTAATTGAGTGTAGTTCATCAATTCGTTTGAAACACTCCTGTTTATCAAATTGAAGTTGACTTTTTAACTCTTCAATAGTATTAAATTTCTTTTCATCCCTTAATCTTTCAATAAAACGAATGGTAATTGGTTCATCATATATATTCCCATCAAAATAAAAAATATGAACTTCAAGCATAAGTTCACTCGTATTATTGAAAGTAGGTCTATAACCAATGTTCATCATTCCATAGAAACTTTTTTCAACCAGATCAACTTCAACAAAATAGACACCACGAGCAGGAATTAATTTATCTTTACTATTAACTTCAATATTAGCAGTTGGGAATCCAATGGTTGCCCCTCTTTGATTACCTTTTACGACTTTACCCTTCAAAACATACTTTTTGCCAAGCATCTCATTAGCAAATTTGACATTTCCATTCATCAGTGCTTTTCGAATTCGTGTACTGCTAATTTTTTGACCGTCTAAAATCAATGGCTCAACTTTTACAACATTGAAGTCAAAAGCTCGTCCGAGCTCAGTTAAAATTTCTGGATTGCCTTCACGATTTTTTCCAAAGTGATGATCAGTTCCTACAACAACCGTATGTAATCCAATTTTATTCACAAGATAATCTTCAACAAATGCCCTGAAGTCTAATTGAGAAAATTCTTTTGTGAAATTGATTACCAGGACATTCTGCACAGCCAGATAATTCAAGTATTCTAATTTTTCATCAAGAGTTGTTAATATCCTGATAGAATTTTCTTTTGAAAGAACAATTTGTGGATGCGGGTCGAAAGTGATTACTAAATTCCTGCAATTGTTCTCAACTGATTGATAAATCATTTCATTAATAATTTTTTGATGTCCAAGATGAACACCATCAAAAGTACCAACCGTCAAAATCGTATTCTTATCTTTATTTATTTCATTTATATCGTAATAGACATTCATTTAATTCAAACTCTTTTGAATTAGATTTTGTAATTCACTTATATTCAATGCATCATCAACACTAAAATTACCAATTTTGGTTCTTTCGAGCTGATACAAGAATGCACCGCATCCGAGTTTCTGACCAAGATCATTTGCAAGAGAACGGATATAAGTCCCCTTTGAACAAACAACTTCAAATTCTGCAATGGGCGGATTAAAATTCAAAATTTCAAATTTAAAAACCTGAACTTTTCTTGGTTTAAGATTAAAATCCTTGCCTTTCCTTGCCAGTTCGTATGCTCTTTTGCCATCAACCCAGATGGCAGAATAACTCGGCGGAACCTGTTCAATTTCTCCAATAAATTCTTTTGCTTTTTCTCGAATAAGATCAATATTAAGATAAGAGATGTCTTTTTCTTCACTCGCCTGTTCTATCGATTCCATATCCATAGTTGGTGTGGTTTTGCCAAAATAAATTTTACCTCGATACTCTTTAATCTGATTCTGAAACTCTTCAATATTTTTTGTCAATTTACCCGTGCATAAAATTAAAAGTCCCGTTGCCTTTGGGTCGAGAGTTCCGGCGTGTCCGACCTTTTTAATTTTTAAGATTCTTCTAACTTTATCAACAACTTTAAACGATGTCCAGCCTTCGGGTTTATTTATAAGGATAACAGCGCCTTCATTAAAATTCACACCATCTAAATCAATTGTTTTCTTCGTTATCATTTTCATGAATTTTCTTAATCAATCGGTTAATATTATCAACATAATCAAGTGTATCGTCATAGAAGAAAGAGAGTTCAGGTACTCTTCTAATTTTAATTCTTCCAGCAAGTTTAGAACGAAAATGTCCTTTCGCGTGATTTAATCTTTCAAGAGTAATTTTTCGTTTTTCTTGATCAAAGATGGAAATGTATACCTTTGCATTTTGCAAATCACCCGAAACTTTAACTGAAGTAATAGTCACAAATCCAAGAGCGGGGTCATTTGTTTCCCGCAGTAAAATCATACTTAATTCTTTTTTAATAAGTTCAGCAACTTTTTCAGTTCTTACCGACATTTTCTAATGTTCTCTGTTTTTCTACAATCTTAAACGCTTCGATTATATCGCCTACTTTAATATCGTTGAAGTTTGCGATTTTAATACCGCATTCCTTGTTAGCTTCAACTTCTCTCACATCGTCTTTGAAACGTTTCAAGCTTTCGATATCGCCTGTGAAAATAGTAATTCCGTTTCTTACGACACGTACTTTATTATTTCTTTGAATTTTTCCATCCTTAACAAAACAACCAGCAACAGTTCCAACACCTGAGATTTTGAAGACATCCCGCACTTCAACGGTTGCAGTTATTTCTTCACTTATTTCAGGTTCGAGCATTCCAGCAATAGCGCTCTTAATTTCATTAATTGCATCATAGATAATGTCATAAGTTTTAATTTCAACTTTTTCTTTTTCAACTAATTTTCTTGCTTCAAGATTTGGGCGGACATGAAAACCAATTATAATTGCTTCAGATGCAAGGGCAAGATTTACATCTGTCTCTGTGATTGCTCCTACACCTTTATGAATTACATGAATTTTAACTTCATCATTGGAAAGTTTAAGCAAAGAATCTGAGAGAGCTTCAACTGAACCATCCACATCACCTTTGACAATCAGTCTAAGATCTTTAATCTGTCCAAGTTTTGCGCTCTTGGAAATATCTTCAAGTGTAATATGTCGAACAGCTCTTAGTTCCTGCTCACGTTTAATTTGCATTCGTTTATTTGCGATCTCTCGGGCTATTTTTTCTGATTCTACACAAACAAATTCATCTCCAGCTTGAGGCATTTCATCGAAACCAAGGATCTGGACTGGAGTTGAAGGAGGCGCTTCGTTTATTCGATTCATTCGTTCATCAAACATTGCACGAACGCGGCCGAAACCTACTCCAGCAACAAATGGATCGTTAATTCTTAATGTTCCTTTCAATATCAAAACATTGGCTACAATTCCTCGTCCTTTTTCGAGTTTAACTTCTAAAACATAACCTCGAGCTTTACGATTTGGATTTGCTTTTAAGTCTAGTAATTCAGCTTCGATCAAAATTTTTTCAAGTAACAGGTCAACGTTTTTACCGGTTTTAGCTGAAATTTCAACCGATTGATATCTACCGCCATACTCTTCAACCAAAACATTCTTTTCAGCTAATTGTTGTCGAATTCTCTCGGGGTTTGCTGTCGGTTTATCAATTTTATTTATTGCAACGATAATTGGAACACCAGCAGCTTGAGCGTGATTAATTGCTTCAACAGTTTGAGGCATTACTGCATCATCAGCTGCTACAACCAATACAACAATATCTGTTACTTTTGCACCTCGAGCGCGCATTGCAGTAAATGCTTCGTGACCAGGTGTATCGATAAATGTAATTTGTTTTCCATCTGGAAGTTCAACTTTATAAGCACCAATGTGCTGAGTAATTCCGCCAGCTTCACCAGCAACAACTTGAGTATTTCTTATATAATCGAGCAAAGATGTTTTACCATGGTCAACATGACCCATTATTGTAACAATTGGCGGTCTTGGTTTTAATGTTTCTGGCGGATCGGGTTCATCATCAATTACCGTGGTTATTGCTTCATCTTGAAATTCGACACTGTATCCGAAATCATCTGCTACTAATTGAATTGTATCTTTTTCAAGGCGCTGGTTAATTGTTGCGACAATTCCATAACTGAAAAGCTTTTTAATAATCTCTGATGCTGGGACATTAATTAAATTAGCCAGTTCACCGACAGTTACAAATTCAGAAACTTTTAAAATTGTCTTTTCTTTTTCTAAAATCTCTTCCTGCTTTTTCATCTCTTCGAGTCGTTCTTTCTTTTTCTTTTTTCTTAGAGCAGCTCTGAGTGAAAGAGACGACTCATCCATAGCTTCAAGAGTTTTACGAATGCTTATTTCAATCTCTTTCTCATCAATATTTTTAATTTTACTTTTTTTAGCCTTCTTTGCTTTAGCAGGTTCTTCTTCAACAACCGATTTTTTCTTTAGTTGTTCTCTGAGTTGTTTTTTCTTTGGCTTCTTCGGTTTCTTCTTTTTGCCATCCGACTTTTCTTCTTTTTCTGCTGGTATAACTTCCTGAGCTACTTTTTCCTCTGGTATTTCACCTTCTTCGGGTTCAGTTATGGAAACTTTGCCGATTATCTTTGGACCTTTTCTTTGAGTCTTTAATTCATCCAGAGTAGTATGAGCCCTTTCAGTTTCTTCTTTTTTCTCAATTACTTCTTTTGGCGGTTCTTTTTCTTCTGATTTAGTTGTCTGCTGAGTAACTTCTACAGCTTTCTCTATTGTTTCTTGAACTTGTTGTAATTGTTCTGTTTTAATTTCTTCGCTGGTTGAAATTTCTTGAGGTTCTAATTTTTCTGTTTGAGCTATTGGTTGAACTAATTCAGATTCAATGACAGGTTTCTCTTCTACCTCTATTTGTTCTATAGCAGGTTCTTCAATTTTTTCTTTTTCAATTTCAGGTTCTTCAACCTTCTTCTTAGTTCTTATAGTGAAACCATCTGGTTTCTTCTCTTTTGGTTTTTGAGTTTTATCATCTTTCTTAACTTTTAGCTCAGCAAGCTTTTTATCTTTTGCTTCAGCAGACTGTTTTTCTTTTTTGAATTTTTGGAGAATTTTTTGATAAGCATCCTCATCAATTTTAGAGGCAGGAGACTTTACATCAAGTCCTAAATCTTTCTTACAAAATTCAATTAGTCGTTCAACGCCGACATTAAGCTCAGAAGCTACCTTAAAAAGCTGATATTTTTTTGGTACTTGTTCAGACATAAATTTCCTAATTAAGTTTCTTCTTCAAATCCTTCTTTCAAGATAGTGAAAATTTCTTCAACTTTTTCATCATCAAAACCTTCAATCTCTTTAATTTTTTCTTTACCTGCTTTCAGAACATCTACAGCAGTATCATAACCAGCATTAATCAATTTTTCATAAACTTCCTGTCCAAGCTCTTCTTTGAAGTCAATGAGTTCGATATCAATTTCATATTCTTCAATTGGTTTTTCAACACGAATAACTTCGATATCCATTCCAATTAACTTTCCAATTAATCTAACATTCTGCCCGCCCTTACCAACAATCATAGAAACCTGATCAGCATCTGCCCAAACAAATATTTTTTTGTTGGCTTCATCAATTTCAACTTTTTTGATTTTAGCAGGATAAAATGCTCTCTTTAAGAATTGCTCTTTGTCGTCGTACCAGGGAATTACATCTATATTTTCATTATTTAATTCTTTTACAATTGAATGAATTCTAACGCCTTTCATTCCGACACAGGCACCAACTGGATCAATTCTTTCATCGTTAGAAATCACTGCTACTTTTGCTCTTTCACCTGGTTCACGAGCTATAGCTTTAATTTCAACAACTCCATCGAAGATCTCTGGAATTTCCATTTCAAACAGACGAGCTAAAAACATATTATCAGCACGGGAGATAATGATCTTTGGACCTTTCTTATCTTTAATAACCTCTTTTACAACCGCACGAATTACGTCGCCTTTACGATATTTTTCTTTTGGAATTTGTTCTTCCCTTGGCAAAATCAATTCATTCTTATTGTGATTGACTAAAATCTCATCTTTTCGAAGTTGATAAATATCACCGACAACAATGTCCCCAATTTTCTGCGAATATTCTTTATAAATGATTTCTTTCTCTATTTCTCTCAGTTTCTGATTAAATAATTGTTTTGCCTGATTGATTAACCTTCTATCGAAAAATTTACCAAACTGAGACACATCAATTTCTTCGGGATAAATATCACCAATTTCAAAATCTTCATCAGTCTTTTTTCTAACTTCTTCCAGCGATATTTGAGTCTTTGGATCTTTAACTTTTTCTACAATCTCTTTTTCGAGAAAGATCTGTATTTCGCCTCTCTCGAGGTTCACAATAATTTCAAATTGAGCCTTATCACCAAATTTTTTTCGTAACAATGCGGCAAAGACTTCTTCGAAAATTCCTACCAGAATATCTTTATCAACACCTTTCCCTTTTACCAACTGCGTAAAGGCTTCAACAATTTCTTGACTCATAATATTAACCTCTCACTTAAATTTTATTAATGTTTTTGCTTTGATAATGTCTGAAAAATTAATTTCTAAAATATTACCTCGATCATCAAAAATTAATGTTTCGTTGACTACATCTTTCAGAACCAGTTCTTTTGTCAAAGTCAAATCATTTTTCTTGAAGGTTACAGAAAAAAGTTTTTCTTTATGCTTGGGATATTGTCTTAAGTATTTCAATGGTCTATCAACCCCGGGCGAAGAAACCTCAATTTGATCGCTTTGCGAAATCAAGTTTTCATCCACCAAAACTTTTTCTAATTCCCGACTTACAACTGAGCAATCTTCAACAGTTACATAAGTATCTTTATCAATATAAAAAATGTATTTATTTGCATTCTTGACTTTCGATAAAGTCAGGTCAATTAAATAAACATTAAGTTTATCTAAAACTGGTTCAATTCGTTCTTTTATTTTTTCTAACATTTCGTT
Protein-coding sequences here:
- the truB gene encoding tRNA pseudouridine(55) synthase TruB, giving the protein MITKKTIDLDGVNFNEGAVILINKPEGWTSFKVVDKVRRILKIKKVGHAGTLDPKATGLLILCTGKLTKNIEEFQNQIKEYRGKIYFGKTTPTMDMESIEQASEEKDISYLNIDLIREKAKEFIGEIEQVPPSYSAIWVDGKRAYELARKGKDFNLKPRKVQVFKFEILNFNPPIAEFEVVCSKGTYIRSLANDLGQKLGCGAFLYQLERTKIGNFSVDDALNISELQNLIQKSLN
- the nusA gene encoding transcription termination factor NusA; amino-acid sequence: MSQEIVEAFTQLVKGKGVDKDILVGIFEEVFAALLRKKFGDKAQFEIIVNLERGEIQIFLEKEIVEKVKDPKTQISLEEVRKKTDEDFEIGDIYPEEIDVSQFGKFFDRRLINQAKQLFNQKLREIEKEIIYKEYSQKIGDIVVGDIYQLRKDEILVNHNKNELILPREEQIPKEKYRKGDVIRAVVKEVIKDKKGPKIIISRADNMFLARLFEMEIPEIFDGVVEIKAIAREPGERAKVAVISNDERIDPVGACVGMKGVRIHSIVKELNNENIDVIPWYDDKEQFLKRAFYPAKIKKVEIDEANKKIFVWADADQVSMIVGKGGQNVRLIGKLIGMDIEVIRVEKPIEEYEIDIELIDFKEELGQEVYEKLINAGYDTAVDVLKAGKEKIKEIEGFDDEKVEEIFTILKEGFEEET
- the infB gene encoding translation initiation factor IF-2, which produces MSEQVPKKYQLFKVASELNVGVERLIEFCKKDLGLDVKSPASKIDEDAYQKILQKFKKEKQSAEAKDKKLAELKVKKDDKTQKPKEKKPDGFTIRTKKKVEEPEIEKEKIEEPAIEQIEVEEKPVIESELVQPIAQTEKLEPQEISTSEEIKTEQLQQVQETIEKAVEVTQQTTKSEEKEPPKEVIEKKEETERAHTTLDELKTQRKGPKIIGKVSITEPEEGEIPEEKVAQEVIPAEKEEKSDGKKKKPKKPKKKQLREQLKKKSVVEEEPAKAKKAKKSKIKNIDEKEIEISIRKTLEAMDESSLSLRAALRKKKKKERLEEMKKQEEILEKEKTILKVSEFVTVGELANLINVPASEIIKKLFSYGIVATINQRLEKDTIQLVADDFGYSVEFQDEAITTVIDDEPDPPETLKPRPPIVTIMGHVDHGKTSLLDYIRNTQVVAGEAGGITQHIGAYKVELPDGKQITFIDTPGHEAFTAMRARGAKVTDIVVLVVAADDAVMPQTVEAINHAQAAGVPIIVAINKIDKPTANPERIRQQLAEKNVLVEEYGGRYQSVEISAKTGKNVDLLLEKILIEAELLDLKANPNRKARGYVLEVKLEKGRGIVANVLILKGTLRINDPFVAGVGFGRVRAMFDERMNRINEAPPSTPVQILGFDEMPQAGDEFVCVESEKIAREIANKRMQIKREQELRAVRHITLEDISKSAKLGQIKDLRLIVKGDVDGSVEALSDSLLKLSNDEVKIHVIHKGVGAITETDVNLALASEAIIIGFHVRPNLEARKLVEKEKVEIKTYDIIYDAINEIKSAIAGMLEPEISEEITATVEVRDVFKISGVGTVAGCFVKDGKIQRNNKVRVVRNGITIFTGDIESLKRFKDDVREVEANKECGIKIANFNDIKVGDIIEAFKIVEKQRTLENVGKN
- a CDS encoding bifunctional riboflavin kinase/FAD synthetase, whose amino-acid sequence is MNVYYDINEINKDKNTILTVGTFDGVHLGHQKIINEMIYQSVENNCRNLVITFDPHPQIVLSKENSIRILTTLDEKLEYLNYLAVQNVLVINFTKEFSQLDFRAFVEDYLVNKIGLHTVVVGTDHHFGKNREGNPEILTELGRAFDFNVVKVEPLILDGQKISSTRIRKALMNGNVKFANEMLGKKYVLKGKVVKGNQRGATIGFPTANIEVNSKDKLIPARGVYFVEVDLVEKSFYGMMNIGYRPTFNNTSELMLEVHIFYFDGNIYDEPITIRFIERLRDEKKFNTIEELKSQLQFDKQECFKRIDELHSIK
- the rbfA gene encoding 30S ribosome-binding factor RbfA translates to MSVRTEKVAELIKKELSMILLRETNDPALGFVTITSVKVSGDLQNAKVYISIFDQEKRKITLERLNHAKGHFRSKLAGRIKIRRVPELSFFYDDTLDYVDNINRLIKKIHENDNEENN